The Paucidesulfovibrio gracilis DSM 16080 genomic interval TCAAACCGGACCTGGGCCTTGTCGCCTTCGCGCACGCGGGAGATGAGCCGCTCCGGGACCGCGGTTTCAAACTCCATGTTGCCCGAGGCGGAGAGTGAAGCGATGATCTGTCCGGCCTGCACGGTCTGGTGTACGTTCACCGGCACCTGGGCCAGGGAACCGGCGGCCGGGGCGTGCAGCACGGTGTAGTTGAGCTGCTGTTGGGCCAGGGCGCGGCGCTTGCGGGCGGCATCCATGCGGGCTGCGGCCGAGCGGTACGAGGCTTCGGCCTGGTCCATTTCGCTGCGGGAGATGGTGCGCGATTCGTAGAGCGCTTTTTTGCGCACCCAATCCGCCTTGAGCTGGTTGAAGGCGGCGGCGGCCTGGGCCATGTCCGCTTCGGCCTCGCGCACCTGGAGTTCATAATCCGTGGGATCCAGACGGGCCACGAGATCGCCCTTTTGCACGCGTTTGCCCACCTTGGCCGGAAGCTCGACAATCTCCCCGGCCACCCGGAAGCTTAGATTGGACTCGATGGCGGGCTGGGCCACGCCGGAAAAAGTGCGGATGCGCGCTTCGGACGGGGAGTGCACGGTCATGCTCACCACCGGGCGGACGATTTCTTCTTCCGGCCCGGAATCGCGGGAGCATCCCGCAACAAGCGTCAACAACGCGCCGAAAACAATGATGCTGAAAAATGATGGCCGCAAAACAAACCGCATGCATACCTCCAGTATGGGGAATGTGGGTAGCATGCGTTCTTCGGTTGGGAATTGCAAGGTCAGCGGGAAAAAATACCTGCGATACGCCGCGATGTTCGTACGGGAACCGCCTGTGCGGGAACCTCCTAGGTCCGGGCCTGGACGATGCGTCCCTCGTCCTGAAAGTGGTCAATAAACTGGCTGGAAACCGAGCCGTCCTGGTTCACGATGGGCTTGGCCTGAATCCAGCGGGGCAGCACGTCCGCATACTGTTTTTGCGACTGCGCCACACGCTTGATGTAGACCCGAAAGCTCTCCGAGGTGTAGCTGTCGCTCAAATTGCTCATTTTGCTGAAAAACTCCCACATGGGGAGTTGG includes:
- a CDS encoding efflux RND transporter periplasmic adaptor subunit — translated: MRFVLRPSFFSIIVFGALLTLVAGCSRDSGPEEEIVRPVVSMTVHSPSEARIRTFSGVAQPAIESNLSFRVAGEIVELPAKVGKRVQKGDLVARLDPTDYELQVREAEADMAQAAAAFNQLKADWVRKKALYESRTISRSEMDQAEASYRSAAARMDAARKRRALAQQQLNYTVLHAPAAGSLAQVPVNVHQTVQAGQIIASLSASGNMEFETAVPERLISRVREGDKAQVRFDSIPGQSFDALAVEVGVQALQLSTFPVTLRIVDEDSRILPGMIGQAEFSFRIPEGAAMIVPPQAVAASPDGARFVWIVDRETMTVQRRDVEVGGLTPEGLEVLDGLEPEDELVIRGVHRLKEGRKVRLLGEEG